The Actinopolymorpha sp. NPDC004070 nucleotide sequence CGATGCGCGAGACGCTCACCCGCGACGTCACCAAGGCGCTGTCCGCGGTGCCCGGTGTGCGCGACGTCGCGGTCACCCTCGATGTGATGAGCACCGAGCAGCGGCAGGAGCTGCAGGGCCGGCTGCGTGGAGGCGGTAACGCACCGGCGAAGGAGAACCCCTTCGCCCGCGCCGACTCCCTCACCCGCATCTACGCCATAGCCTCCGGCAAGGGCGGCGTCGGCAAGTCGTCGGTGACGGTCAACCTCGCGGTCTCCATGGCCGCCCAGGGCCTGAAGGTGGGGCTGCTGGACGCCGACGTGTACGGCCACTCCGTCCCCGCCATGGTGGGCATCGCCGATCAGAGGCCCACCCGGGTCGAAGAGATGATCATGCCGGTGCCGGCGTACGACGTGAAGGTGATGAGCATCGGCATGCTCAAGCCCGGCCGTCAGCACGTGGTCGCCTGGCGCGGTCCGATGCTCGACCGGGCCCTCGGCCAGATGCTGTCCGACGTCTACTGGGGCGACCTCGACGTCCTGCTGCTCGACCTGCCGCCGGGCACCGGCGACATGGCCATCTCCGTGGGCCAGCAGCTCGCCAACGCCGACGTCGTGGTGGTGACCACTCCGCAGGAGGCCGCTGCCGAGGTGGCCGAACGCGCCGGGACGATCGCCTCGATGCTGAACCAGAAGGTCGTCGGCGTGGTGGAGAACATGTCCTGGCTGCCGTGCCCGCACTGCGGGCCGAGCCACCGGATCGACGTGTTCGGCACCGGCGGAGGTGCGCGGGTGGCGTCGACGCTGAGCGAGCGGTTCGGGTACGACGTGCCGCTGCTGGCGGAGGTCCCGCTGGACCCGCGGTTGCGCACCGGCGGCGACACCGGCCGCCCGGTCGTACTCGACGACCCCGGTGCGGCGGCGTCGGACGTGCTCGCGGGCCTCGCCAAGCAGCTTGCCGACCGCCGGCCGAGCCTGGTGGGCCGGTCGCTGGGACTCACCCCGACCGCGCGCTGATCCTGATCCGCCGAGCGGCCGGTCTGAAGCCCTGAGAAGGACTTCGGCCGGCCGTCCGTGCGCGCTGACCCGCTTCGGGCTCAGGTCGCCTCGAGGTCGAAGACCGGGCGGCGGTCGGCCGGCCGGTCCGGCCCGCCGTCGCCGGTCAGGTCCGCGTCGGCCCGGTCGGTCTCGGAGCCCAGGTCGTCGGCGTCACTCCTGCCGTAGGTGTCGGCCAGGTCGTCGGTGTCGTCGACGTGGACCGAGCCGTTCACCGGGTCCGTGGAGTCCGAATCGTGGTCGGAGTCGTACGTCGACCCGTAGTTCCGGTCGTGGTCGTCGTCGACCGAACCGTTGCTCGTGCCGTTGCGGCTGCTCCTGGACTCGGTGTCCACCCGCAGGTCGTCGCGCAGGTCGAGGTCGCGGTCGATGCGCAGGTCGTCCTCGTCCAGGCCGGACAGGACGTGCTTGCGGACGAAGTTACGCGGGTTGAGGTCGGCGATGTCGAGGTCC carries:
- a CDS encoding P-loop NTPase, translated to MTVPSQEQLHAALGGVLDPEIRRPITELGMVRSVQVRPDGTAEVTVLLTVAGCPMRETLTRDVTKALSAVPGVRDVAVTLDVMSTEQRQELQGRLRGGGNAPAKENPFARADSLTRIYAIASGKGGVGKSSVTVNLAVSMAAQGLKVGLLDADVYGHSVPAMVGIADQRPTRVEEMIMPVPAYDVKVMSIGMLKPGRQHVVAWRGPMLDRALGQMLSDVYWGDLDVLLLDLPPGTGDMAISVGQQLANADVVVVTTPQEAAAEVAERAGTIASMLNQKVVGVVENMSWLPCPHCGPSHRIDVFGTGGGARVASTLSERFGYDVPLLAEVPLDPRLRTGGDTGRPVVLDDPGAAASDVLAGLAKQLADRRPSLVGRSLGLTPTAR
- a CDS encoding sec-independent translocase, giving the protein MFDIGAPELIVLAIAALFIFGPDRLPDIARQAARGVRQVRGMANNARRELSRELGPEFEDLDIADLNPRNFVRKHVLSGLDEDDLRIDRDLDLRDDLRVDTESRSSRNGTSNGSVDDDHDRNYGSTYDSDHDSDSTDPVNGSVHVDDTDDLADTYGRSDADDLGSETDRADADLTGDGGPDRPADRRPVFDLEAT